Within the Scomber scombrus chromosome 4, fScoSco1.1, whole genome shotgun sequence genome, the region ACAACATTTGAGGGCGTTTGTCATTTAAACTTTTTCATGTTGTCTGTTCTTCCGTTTCTATTTTTGATGATATGTTATTGAATCATTTGCTAAAGAAGCAACTTGAacaattttctgtatttattgtattttggaacacacatttttacacacctATTGTTCTTTCTTTGCAGTGGGCCACTCTAAGGATAGAGAGaggagcaaaagaaaagaatcaCCTCTTGTACAAACCCTACTCAAATGGTAAGATTTACTATCATTGTGTCCCTGCATGTTCAGTGTCTGTGTCTATATGTTTTGCTAACATCCTGTCTCTGCAATGTCCCAGCTATCATCGCTAAGGAGCCCACCTCCTTGGAGGAAGAGATCAAGGAGATTCGGCGAAGTGGCAGCAACAGAGACCTGGACTCTGCCACTGAGTTTGAAATGTCTGATATCTTCTATTTTGCTCGGAGAGGAGTGGAAAGCATCATGGACGATGAGGTGACAAAGCGCTTCACTGCTGAGGAGTTGGAGTCCTGGAATCTGCTAACACGCAGCAACAACAACTTCCACTACATCAGCCTGAGGCTGACAGTCCTATGGGGGCTGGGCCTGCTGATCCGCTATGGCTTCCTGCTGCCTCTCAGGTATTGACTGTACCAACAATGTAGAGGTTGCTTGATATCACACAGAACCCTAGAAACTTCTGAGGAAAAACGAAAGAAAGGACTGGGAATGGAAAATTAGCTCCTTCTTCTCAAATAGCCACCAGTATAACATAAAACTACACTTTGACTTGAACACTGACACTGGTACTGGTATTACAGTGTCAGTAATTTCAAACTGTTATCAGTTGTATGAGGCTCTGAAGCACTGCATCTTTAGGAAATGCATTTCCTACACAACTGTCAACAggttctgctttttatttgtttgtgagAGAAACTAAATTGTACATTGGATTGTAGTTAACAAATTTCAAGGTTACGGACCATTCAGTATCTGATACAAAAGCTCTGTGATAAACCCAGAGGCTGTATATTTAACAATCATTGGTATATTTACCAAATGTTACTAACATTTTACACTGGCAAGTAGCTTTGTGTCTAACAAagatcacccccccccccccccccaaaaaaaaaataaataaaaaaaataaaaataaattgatggACTTTTGGAGGCTAGCACCAAATCCAGAGAATGAAAATAGGCAGAAAGACCCTAGCTCAGAGGGTTAGGTTTAAATCCTGGACCTTTTTGCTGGGATGTAGTATACTTAATGCCTTATGTGCTGATATAATAGTCTCAAAAATGGGGAGTTTCTTGGTGTCTTCGTCTGATAGGTCAACAGTgctgttgcttttattttcaatGATGATAATTTACAATGTAATTCCCATAAAAGAGGTGTTAAATCTAGGTTGATGAAACACCCTGTTTGATATCACATGAGCCTGAGTTGTTCGTACTATAGTTTATTCAGACAGGCACACACTTGGTCTTGGTGTGGTTATAAGATAAAAGTTGTGTTGATTTGACAAGAGAAACAGcagattttaatttaaacaaaaaataattaaatatagcAGCTGTATTAAAAGTTGTGTGAATATGGTGAAAATGCATTGTTTTGTGCATTAAATATAACACAAGTTGTTGCTACATACAGTGAGTGAAAGAAGGAGATCCTTATTCAGGGTCAGCTTTGAGAGTGGCAGGGACAGTGACTCAGTACTAAGCCTGGCTGGCTCATTGCCAGTTCTCAGTGGGGAGACGAATCAGGCCACTGCTGCACAGACAGACATCATTCTAGTTTCCCGTCAAGCTAATATATTCCCTCATTAACTACTTTTCTAGATGAATATAGGCCTGGATCATTTACTAACAGGAGACCTTCCCGTCTCTAATGTTTGTCTTATCTTATCCTCCAAAATTAATCAACACCTTCTCCAGCACTGGATGATTTGGTTCATCCAGATTAAGTCTGCCTATTGACAAGCTTAACCACAGCCTAATATGCCCTCCTGCAGTTTCTGGTCTCTATTATCTGTGATAGTGACAGTCTGGGAGTAGTGGAGAGTGAGATACCTTTTAAATTAATGCCAGGAATCTAACTCTTCTGGAAAACATTACTTCTGATCTTAACATGTGACCTGAGTGGTGACTCTTACCAGTGAAAGCTTgtagaagagaaaggaaaaaagtgtAGCTATGGATCAAAGTCTTGTATTTAAGTGCCGGTACTTATTTAAAAATAGTTAGCTATTTTTATAATTAACAAATGGAATCCCTCCTCTGAGTCTTTTACAGAATTTGTTTTGCTCACTggtcttgtgttttattatgtttgtggAAAAAGTTACTAAAAACGTTAATTACCAAAAAAGAGAACAGTTTCTCGTTAAGATTCCCTGTTGTATCATTATGTGTAACCTGCCTGTCTGTTTCTCCACCAGGGTAACTCTTGCCTTCACTGGTGTAGGCCTGCTTGTGTTCCTCACCAGTATCATTGGGATGCTGCCCAATGGAAGGTAGGACTAATGACGAGTTTGTCAGTTTTTAATTGATCAAAAATATAAGCTCTGACCCCTCACCATGATCATCGTAGATTTGCCGACAAGACACAGAAAGATAACCTTTGTTCCTTTTTTACAGCATGAAAAACTTTCTGAGTGAGAAAGTCCACCTGATGTGCTACAGAATATGTGTCAGAGCTCTGACTGCCATCATAACCTACCATGACAGGTAAAGAGGACCTATGTTGTTGTCCCACACCCATATAGTTACATGCCTGGTGACAAGTACTTTTTGACTTTTCAAGAGAACAGCTGTTGATGTGAAATAAGACTTCCTGAGGAAGTGATTACAGCCCTTATTCAGGATATGATGTGTAAGAAGACTGTTTGCAAATACACTCACGTGATCTAATGAAATGAGATTCACATGACTTATGGTAATGTCAACAACAGAAATAATTGAAGGTAAACAATGATCTATAAAAGGCTCATAGCAGCCAGACCGGTTTCCTTAAATCATACAAACGCATCATGCCGTTCATTGACTTAAAGCAGAACATTCCATCATTTTGAAGCCACAGTGGCATTAATACTAGAACATATTGCGTTACGCATTTTGcagttaaataaagaaaatgttttaaatgcacATATTTTGCTATGAATAATCAGTTTTGCTCCTTACATGCAggttattcatatttttcccaCACTACCCCTCGGTCACTCTGAATCTTGCGTTTCAATTGCACCAGCAGGTGTTTTTTCCTGGCAAAAGAGACTCTTATCTCTGTTGGCTGCTTCTGATGTGTTGGTACACTCATTTATAAATCCCTTTGCTCAGATgacaacagcaaaaaacaataaaacaaatttgaATGTGTAACTCATTGCATCATATTGATTTGGTTTTGTTGGTTAGAGTTGTTGGCTCTCTATAATCCCAGTGAGCTTGGTGAATTTCTCAGTTTTTTCTACTTGAGATAAGTTATGAAGGCACAGTATACAATTCCTTGACAACCTATCACAATTACTCACTGGAACTAATGATAGATGTGatatactgcatatatatatatatatatatatatatatatatatatatatatatacatacatacatacatacatacataccagGTTAACATGACAAATAGTGCAAGTCACTGCTGCCAATGGCAACTAATGAGTTTGCTGCTGTAAACCGTATGCTTTTACTACTTATTTTTTGTAAGgtaacatgtacagtatatcaagAGATAAATGCTATAAGTAATACTTTTCCGAATGCCATGACAGTTTTGTTAAGTAGTTGCGAATAATATCTGGTGTAAAGAGCAAACTTAACTCCAGGACAATTTCGATACAAATTTTCTGTTATCATAAATTTGAATCCAGAGGGATATAACTGAAAAAACCTCCAAGCCACTCAAACGCTGCTCGTCTTGTTCAAATGGACCCATTCTTCTTATTTCTGGAACATGATCTACTGCAGAACTCTAGCGTGACAGGAGAGGGGTCTGTGTGAGGTTACATAATGACACATGAGTTTTCTCTTGAGAACAGAAACCAGGGTGTGTTAGCAGCTCCAATGTTAGAGCCCAGAGTGCGAGTATGCAAGGGAGGGTGCCTGAGGCTAGACTCAGACATTCAAATTCATTGCATTGGCCATTATAAACCCCTGTGAAGCACACAAAACCCCAGTCAGTAATGCTTTCTCATATGGCCACAATCAACCAGGCTGCAGCAAATTTTAAACCTAAAACACAATGCCACTTTGACAATATAAGTGACACTACTCTTTAATTGATTCAGAATTGTGTGGCATTATCTGTTGTGTAgtataaataatcataaatgaTCCAAAGGCTGGTTGTTGCTTTGTTGTTCTAATTAAAAGGAAGATTGTATTGAAATATATCCGAATAAGAATCGCAGAGGAACATGAAACCTGATACTCAACTCTTATAAAGAGGATGGTGCATGCAACAGGATGTGAAGGAGGAAGTTGATTCATTGTATATTTGCCCATAAACTGTAGTGTGTATAACAGCAGGTGGTGTTTTTGGTTAACTGCATTGCAGGTTGTACTATATGTTGATGTAGATAAAGCTACGTACCATTTCTTCTTGCTTTCTGGATGGCTGCCATCAAGGCCTAGCCAGTTGTAGCACCTTCTCTCTACTCTGGGGCTAAAAATACACAAGTAACATAGGAAGTGAtggtctctctccctctatttAAGATAGTAATTCTATCTTTGGAATGTGGACTCGGTATAGTCTGCATGCTCAGGGGGTCAAACCCTTCAACATTAGTCACCATGGGTTGCTTTGTTTCTGCCTTTAAGACCAAAGCATACCCATATTTCTATGAAGACATCTGGTCCCATTGCTTAAACATTGTCATATTGTGCAAGTCTATTTTGTTTccatcattgtttgtttgtgattAGAACCCCACCCACTGgaagtactttttaaaatacaactcaACAGTCTTTCTGTCTCCACTTTCCCAGTGAGAATAAACCCAAAAATGGAGGAATCTGTGTCGCCAACCACACGTCACCCATTGATGTCATCATTCTGGCCAGCGACGGCTGCTACGCTATGGTAATTATTGCACTGTATACTGCTGCCTATAAGGAAGCTACAGAACATTTTCCATTGCAGCTGCCTCTCTGTTGAAATTAAATTTCTCCCAGAAATAGATAGGCTGCtatttgcatttgtttatcttgtacatgtttttgtgtgtgtgtgtgtgtgtgtgtcaggttgGCCAAATTCACGGTGGCTTAATGGGGGTCATTCAGAGATCCATGGTCAAGGCATGCCCACACATTTGGTTTGAACGCTCAGAAGTCAAAGACAGACATCTAGTGGCCAAAAGGTAACATTGCAAGTTCCTCTTTTAATCAATTTTACTACACTCTGGGCCTGATTTattaaaggtttgcgtgtgtaaaaacgtgtgcaaacttgacatcacccgcaaaaaatgtgcaagctgatctactaacgcagcgcactcaggtttgcgtctttcaactctGCAAGaaagtacgcgctgtccatttagtacgtttgccttAATGAGTATGTAATATGGGGcatttcaaccccagtgtgcaaaatacagggaggagaaaatgtaaatatgttatttaccAAACTttaaggtattatttctgatgctaactgcgtctataaataataccttttgaagggcaggtattaaccggctgcacactgcgcacagatgacttttgtcactgtggtgaggaggagacggagaaCACTGACAGgatacgcacaggacggagtttttccacctgtgttaataagtttggagtggaatatttttggttttactaacagcattgacttcgtcacaaatactctcccatatgtcggtttttctggtaatatttgtttttgttataactcaatatatttgttaacctcttgcactagaacctgatcacatttcattttgcgcttgcgggctttctgctcgtccaaactctccataaagacatgcaaaacc harbors:
- the LOC133979237 gene encoding glycerol-3-phosphate acyltransferase 4-like; amino-acid sequence: MELFFNPFDNLVCILLGISFTVWFTLLLVFIIVPAIFGVSFGIRRLYMKTLLKIFEWATLRIERGAKEKNHLLYKPYSNAIIAKEPTSLEEEIKEIRRSGSNRDLDSATEFEMSDIFYFARRGVESIMDDEVTKRFTAEELESWNLLTRSNNNFHYISLRLTVLWGLGLLIRYGFLLPLRVTLAFTGVGLLVFLTSIIGMLPNGSMKNFLSEKVHLMCYRICVRALTAIITYHDSENKPKNGGICVANHTSPIDVIILASDGCYAMVGQIHGGLMGVIQRSMVKACPHIWFERSEVKDRHLVAKRLNGHIDDKTKLPILIFPEGTCINNTSVMMFKKGSFEISATVYPVAIKYDPRFGDAFWNSSKFGMVNYLLRMMSSWAIVCSVWYLPPMNREEGEDAVQFANRVKAAIARQGGLVDLLWDGGLKRGKVKDTFKEEQQKLYSKMLVGTQEDRSRS